The Gouania willdenowi chromosome 3, fGouWil2.1, whole genome shotgun sequence genome includes the window ATTGGCCCGTTTTGTGCTTGACCCAGCAGACTGTGTATGTCGCTGGGCAGACTCGTGGTGGAGCCCACCGCGTGGTTCCTCAACACAAGGATTGCATCGTCCAATCTGTCGAGACGATCCTCCATTCGAGACTGGAAGAGAGGGAAAGCAGGAGCGAGCAGATTAGTATAAGAACAGTAGGACTAAACTTGAAAACACTGATTGTATGGTGTGGACTTGGAACAAAAATATCTGAAACATAAGATGAAGAAGGCAATTAAAGACAACATCAAATAGGCTTGAGATGGACAATTGTACATGCGTCCCCATTTGATTTTGACAAAAGTCAAAATAAATTACAGACACGTTACTTTATAATCACTGCAAGATGAAAAGGCTGAAAAATGAaccacaacaaataaaaaaggcaacaacggcaataaaatgaaaccaaaattTACATGAAGCAGGCAGACTGCATGTCGGACTTTTGagaaaacaaaagtaaataaacaaaataagtgAAGGTTTAACTGGAAAGTACCTCGCAGACATCCTTCAAAAAAGACATGGCATCTTGGAGATGCTCATGCAACTGCTGATGAACTCTGTTTTTCTGGCAAAGtcaaataagaataaaaaacaagcGTTATGTAAAAAGATTGAAACCTTTCAATACAGCAAATACGCTATGAATAGAGATTGTTTCTTAAAAGACGCAAAGATAAAAGCGGGCAGGATTGGAAAGAAAGCACACAGCTGCTGACCACTCGCTTTCAGAGGATGaatctgttttgttgtttgcacatttaaaaaaaccccAGCAGTGCTGCTCACATCACAGAAAAAAGACTTACCACAAAGCACACAAGTTTCGTCGCATTGGACTGATTCTCAAATCTGTTTTGTCATCTactttgaaataaatgttgctGCTGGTGGAAGCTGCAAGCCTTCGCTTTGTTTTCTTGTGCTTATTTTATCAAGCTGTGCTTTTCTGCACATCAAAGCTGAAGAACAATAAAAAGATAGACTTTAAAAGAACTTTAAAGATAATCAAAGTCagctttttttatgtttgtccTTAACCACTATAATCTGCTAGAAGTGGTCGAGGCCATGAATATTTCAAGAGATTTCAGCTACTGTATAATACTAAAGTGACTTTACCAGCATTTCTTTGGAAATCAAGAGTTTTCCATTTCAGCAGATTGGAACAGCAACAGGTTTAGAAAATGTGGGAGGAAATCTTGACTAAACCTTTTGAAATGTGTGTCAGTTTTTGTTAACGGGTAATGTTTGAACAGCAGAAGTGATGGGGCAGGAGTGATCTGACAATCTTTtagtatttgtttttctgtttacttTCATCAATCAAATGCCTTTCTGGTTTTTACCCATATAGTATATGCATATCCATTcatcattttctgacccgcttgctccttttttagggtcgcaggggtctgctggtgcctatctccagctctcattgggtgtTAGGCGGGGATACATCAAGGACAGGGCGCAAGTTCATCACAGGGCATgtttttttatacataaggattttaaataaagtacaagtaagtttttttttaataattgaatTCCTTGTGGAGAATGTTGACACACCACATGTGCAGCAGGTAGTGGGTTGGGTAAAAAATATCCTTTGCAGCAGCAGCAAGGCAGCAAAGGAATTCTAGCAAGGTgctaaaacaaactaaacccaTCCCCCTCAAGTGTCATCCACATCCTGGCCCGGAGCTGAGGACAGATGGCGAGCCCCGAGGGACAGGTATTGTTCTGTTTCGTGTTCCCCCTGCCCCTGCCTTTTTTGGCAAAACGTTTGCCAGACAGGAATCCCGACGtaatgctagctcagtgcttcGTGGACAGCTTATCGACTGTGAACATTCATCACATCCCATACTCACTCATGAACAGAGGTGGCGAAGCAAGCTTACCAGTGAGTGAAGGGAGTTCTCGTAATTAGGAGAGGAAGCGTTCTGTCCACTTGCTCGAGGCCACTGGTTGGTACCTGATGATGGAGAGAACGATCGGCAGTTATTAATCTTCACTTTAGTTATATAACCACACACATTTGACTGCTGTGTGGTAAACAGAGTCTCTGTGACAGCAAAGTAATTGGCATCAGATCAAAATGCACTGAAATCCTGATTTTATGGTTTCTTGTTATTCCAAGGGGAgatatttttatcttttaagCCTCAACTGCATCACTTCCTGATGGCTGGACTGCATCCTGACACGTGATCCAGCAGGAGGTTCAACTAACACCCACTTCCACTAAGTTCTGCACAACAAGAGGCATAGCTATGACTAAGAGGTAATGTGGATACCGATTAAATGTCAAACTATAGATTAAAAGCACACTTTTTAACAGACAATCTTCTTTTGGCACTGAAGCATTCTTTATCATTAGTTTTCTCTCAATCAAACACCTTCTTGAATGGAAATTAGGTGATGGCCACGTTTTTCAGCATTCACATCTGGAAACCACTAGGACCtaattgaaccttttttttcgATATTGCATTGATTTTAATCCCTTGgcataaataaaaagaaatctaaGACACGCCGCACTCAAGGTTACAATTTACCTTTGGCTGGAAAACATTTGCTGTGACTCTGTGGTTTTGCTGAAGCCAAAATGTTGATGTACAGGCCATTGGAGGGACGTAAATCAAGTTGATTTGATCTGGTGTAAATTAGAGGAAAGGAATCCACATCTGCTCATCACATTTCCAGCTCCAGTACATCCCAGGCCCCAGTTTTTCTGAATCACAATTATCAGGGGAACTTCGCCACCTTGTGCAACAGGAAGCTCTGCACCACGCAACAATCAAATAATTTACAGGATGGTGTGTTACACTGGTATTGATTATGGTGGGCATTCTCCAAAACCAACCAACGTCAATGAAAACTGTGTAGGGAGTGCTTTGTGATATATTTGATAAGCTATCATTAAGTTTGTGGCTGCACGTTAAATTCAGTACAGTTCTCCAATTGTCATGAAAACCACGAGGCAACAATGAAGACgcacaaaacaaaagtaacCTATGATTATGCTGCacaaattatgtttattttcacaatttaTAGAAAGATTTAAATAACCACAGAGCATTAAACTGCTTCCCAAGTATTTACAGTATGAAAAGACATTTGGCATCCTTCCCTTCTGTGGCAGTGGCTCTACTCTCATTAGCTGCTCACCGACCGACAGTTCTTGGTGGTTGAAGTGTAGActgcgtgtgtgtctgcgttCTGACTGCACTCTGAAGTCCCTGAGTTACTGTGTATACGTGAATCGTGACGAATGAAAGAGCAGCACAAGAACACGCTATCAAAGCATCAAATGCTTAAAGAAACTTCATCTTACAGAAAtctcaaaaatatataaataaacaaatgattgactgactgactgactgaatgaatgaacaTGATCACTTTTGTTGCCTCAGATGTGTCAGCTTTCTAAGACCCTCCCTCACTTgtgttgtcatatggtgaatcCCTAAAGGCACCGATCATTTTAAGATCTGCCCGTATGTAAAAGTTTGGTCCTCGGCAAAAAAGGTGAGGAGCGTCTGGAACTCATAGCATAGAACTGTTCCTGTTCAAATGAAAATCACTAAATGTACAAACTCTAACAAAAAGGATGAGGAGCGTCAAGCTTGGTTATGGGAGCCTCCATTTTTAAAGATTACAGTCATCTAAAGTGCACTtaagaaataatgaaataatgaatgaaatGGTGATCACCACACAGGATTGAACCGTGCTGGCAGCTGACCGCTACATCCAATCAGACATCGGCCCTGGTAATTCGAGTAGAAGCTCTCACCCACCCTGAAAGGACTGCCAGGGGCGAGATTTACAGGCGTGTAAGCGCCTATGAGGTTTCCAGAAAATTTCAGGCATATTTATCCAAGCGGCAATTCCCATCTTTTATTCATCTCAAAACTAACTCATTTCACTATTGATGAACGACTGataaacacaacaaaccacAAGATTTATCTTGTTTTACAAATCAGAGTCAACATTTTGTTCGGGAAAAACATGTTCCTTCATTTCTTatcaatttgaaaaatgaaatttcTGAATTGTTTGGAGAAGTCCGGTTCCAAGCAGTTGAAAAATATACTCTTAACTGGAGACTGGATAATGTTAACTGAAGAATGTGATCATCTGTGCTCTCTGTTAGTCCTGGGATGGACTGGAATCTGTCAAAGGTGTACCCTGGAGGCTGCACTGCACcatattacataaaaatgaataaaaaatactgaaaaccaCAGGATACAGCAAAAACTAGTATGCATTACTAGTTAACACTGAAAAAGTGCAAcgattgccaaaaaaaaaagtggtgtaAAGTGTACTAAACCAATTGTCACACTGTGGATTTGAGTATGAGAACctgatgtatttacatttttgaatgcaaatcatctttaaactgcAGTCAAACCATTTCATCCTTCTATTTGTATAAAACTCTGACTGAACAACAGCGATTCTCTCTAAAGACCATTAatgcaggcacacacacagagtgaagGCTTACAGAAAGCAGACTTTAATTAGCAAGAggaagagaaaatgaaaaagtcTGTGCTTTGCCAAAACCTTCTCCCAGGTGAGTGAGACAAGAACTGCACGAGAGCGTTGACTGGCTGGCTGCTATGACAAATTAGCTTGCGGCGGTTCCCTATGCGCTCTAGAGAGAGCTAATTGAACAAACCGGCCTTGAGTAATGTGCTGTATATTGGTGTAATCCAAATGATGAATGGATTTCGCAACCAACATCAACAGTGAGCCAAAGTTTGAACAAATGCATGAAAAGTATTGTTCTTTTTCTAAGCccagaagaataaaaaaaggcaaatactCAGTGAAACAATGTTAATTACATTCAATCCCAGATGTATTCATTTGACAGGGGTGTTTCATATTTTTCCTCAATCTGTGATTTACAATGATAACTGACCTGGCTgcgttttttttctctacattttaacaaaagcTGTTTAATTCTGGAGCCGATTGAGAAGCGTTGCTGTTTTTTCAGGTAAATCTCGCTGAAGTGTAAACACTATAGGTCAGGAGAGCCATCAAAGTCGCCCTCATCAGCTGAGTCACAGGAACCTCCTTTCACCCACAAGCAAATAAACAGAGCCTTTTGCAGCCggttccatgtgtgtgtgtgtgtttttgtgtgtgcttgcGTGTGTGTTGGAAGAACAGCTGTCCATGGGGCAGGGCAACAGCTGAGGAAGAGGGGGCATACATCGAGACAGCTGTCGCCAATCCATTACAGGATGACACAACTGGccactaaaataaacaacacacTGGGCTTCCCCCCCTCCCATATTGATGCTTCACATTCTTCTCATAGATGTCCTAAAAATTCAGtcaactaaaaacacaaagcatTAAGTATTAAGTATTAACTTAGCAACACAGTTGTTTTGTTCAGGCTTTTGCTCTCTGGATTAGTTGCCAAGCTTGTCTGCACAtccaaaaaacaacatataacaaaaaaaaggacttcGAATTATGAAAAAATGGATTCAGCTCATAAAATGTGACTTATCATAAACTAGTGTGAGTCCATGATTTACAACTATAAGCAGTAGAGTTCATAAGGAAACACACAATTTGTATATAAAGTAGTTACCTCATAATGTTAAAGTTTAAAGAATGGTACAATGGTACATAAATATATGAACACAGATGCAGTTACAAAAACCTGGAGCCAAAAGTAATCTGTGTTGTCACCAGCAGAGCATGTGGAACAGTCAGAGAGGGAAAAACCTGTGACGTCGACACAGCAAATCTACCGAGGTGCAAATCTACCATTTAAAATCAACCACACAACCTTTTGGACCTTTAATACGGCTTTTTCTGGTTAACAGTTCACAGGAAGTAGCCTCGATTATTTATTCCTAGAAGATTCTCGTCTCATTTGCTTGAAATTAACATCTGTTcactttcaaaatatttttagacGCTGCAGTTTCAGTTCTACTCTTTGTAGCTGTCACACTGttttttctggaaaaaaaaacaagtgtgttgggttaatggtaaATTTTGACGTAACAGCTTCTAGCTGTTGTCATCATGCATCACGACAAGCTAAGCTCTCTTCAAGCAATGAAGCCAGCAGTATGAAATTATTCATTCACTGCACCCGCCAATTTGCATAGACACTAGTCAGCCCTTTACACCATTGGGCTTTCACAGCATGATGCTAAATTGTGAGAACGCTTGGCAAGGGGCCAAATATGTATTTTCCCGCCGTATaggctgcattttttttcatttaaagttgagGATACGGCCAAAGCAGTAGAGTGGTCAATGTGTTGATTTTTCGTCAAGTCTGCACACATTTGTCCAGGGAAAGTGGCTGTAGGGACTGACACACAGAAAGAGCAGATGGAGTGACATgcagacgtggggcagtgaagACGTGAGTTCAGTAAATGGAAACTCATCCGAATACACGTGAATCCCTGTTATTCCGAACCGAAgtagcagcccgcctacctgcacgttctgattggctgagtcgtTTGTAGGGCACCTTCATCAGCCATTAGAGAGCTACCAATGTGACAGAGCAACCAATGTTTGGATTTTTCCAGGAATATTATGAATTTCTAGAAAAGTGGCCAATACAGCGGTGCGCTCTACGCCCCTAAAAATATGTGCTTGCCTTGTCTTTAGTTAaccattaaagctgatatccagagtttctgagaaatctatgtttatatatcattcttttaaaatgcaaaaaaatacctaactagtcttttactatggtctactgccggtggtcattcatatatatcctttgtcctatagacccctatacaaatggaaaacgatcgccgagtgcacccagccaatcagcttcgacttcctgtttttgagactgtcaatcaaagtgaagaagtgtgcatggaaacaaggctgtgcgtcacaacagcaaacaggtaaatatgattttggctcttacctgacccatacaCTTATATCAATGCAAACTTATTATGTTCCGCGAcacgcatgcagaaaagtagaggcgtggcttctgatagattgggagaggcagtgggaggaagtgaggctgtttagggcgagACATCGAggcatttctcagaaactccggatagcagctttaaggttGCACAACGTGCAGATTTCTCCCATTAATAAAAGCCACATAAAGATATTCCAAGTCCAAGTCTAACTTTAAATACAACCTCATTGCTGGTCCTATAACAGTATCTATTGATGTTTACAACATGGTAATACACATAGTTTCTTTTCAAATCTTATAGTCAGTGTTGAAACGCTGTGTTCgagattaaaatgtaaatataggtGCTCTACCTGGTCTTCCAGACGGGGTCCCAGCAGCGGTCACCACCGTGCCTGCTGAGCCAGCTCCTGCTGTAGCTGTCAGAGGTGAAGGAGAGCCCACTGGTGTTGACGGATTGGATGGAAAGCTACTGCTAGTGTGGTCCGGTGAATAAATCTGGGGGACACCAACAGAGAGCGAATACAAAGTTCAGATTCAGTATCAGCATCAGCAGAAACAACGCTCCAGAaacaacatgcaaacttcacagGAATGGACAGGAGTGACTGTACCTATCACAACACTCAGCAACCTACATTATTCTCCTATCTTATTTTAAATTTACTCTATGGACTGTAAAGAAAGACCAACAACTCTACCTTgatactaggggtgtgtattgacaggcatctggcgatacgattcgtatctcgatacataggtcacgatactccacaatacaatatatcccaatattgaagtataaggcgattattgcaattattatatatatatatatatatatgacttaacaactaatctgtaaatgtgtacaccttcatgagaacaattatgtatgaaatgtattttattggcatattttacactcaaaacattggctttaacatgccatgtgccaacaacttcaaataaaaaaaataacatataatctgcctgtggcttttaaaccaactttgactttagtgcaacttaactgaggtatatgcctagaacaaataaatgcagaaagttagtactttctttttagatttaaaaaaaaaaatacaagctgGCCAACATGCTCAGGTTtcagagcacttctttgtgcagttacaatttTTCCTGccgtggaaaagactttccaagttaaataaaagtaaaaataaaaaaataaaataaaatcaaaaatcgaTATCGATGGCTCAACGTAACAttgccgaatcaattttttccaaCACCCCTACTTGATACTATGAGACAAAAGGTTATCTCTATATTAAATTGGGATTTTAGCTACAACAAAGCACAAATCAGGAGAGCTGTATTGTGGCTTTGCGTCCTCTGGTAGGTTCTATTATGGTCAGTGAGTTTTAGTCAATCACAAAGGAACGAAAAGATTACGTCTTCAGACCTTCCACAGGGATTTCATTTGTTTAAACAAATGCTGGATTAAGCAATGAACACATTCCTGATTTCCATTCCTTATTAAGAGGGTATTCGTGCCATGATGGAACATGTCAAGGTATTACATGGTGGATCCCGTCTAATTAACACAGAGAAAACACAGCTGATTCATAGAGGTTTCTCTCCTAAATTAGGATCACActgattttacaggaagccattTGACTTCTTCAGGGATGTTAGAAAGCACTCAGTATTAATAATCTCTTTTTCAATCTTGATCTCTGAGCTCTTTAGTTTTCAATCAACTCGGCGAATCAGGATGGAGTTTTCAATGAAGTGTGTCACCAGAGAAGGCGAATCGTTGAGGTCTTAAGGacaacattttcacatttatgtTCTTGCAATTCTCAGAAAGCTTGTATCTGTGCAACATTTTCCTTTTCACACATGCAATTTAGTCAAACCCTAAGAAGGATTAAATGCGGTTATCCTCGGGTCAGGCTCCAATAAGCTGAAAATCTATAAATGTTTCTTAGTTTTTAAATAGCAAGCTGCCCATGAACCTGACTTCTCACCCCAAAATATCTAATATTTTCACACTGCAGCTACTGATGCTGTCTTCAAGGTGAAACATGACTCATTTTACTGAAATGAAGCCCCGCCTCGTCATCAATTATGCTCCCTCAGGCGGCATGGGGCCAATAAGCACTGCCAATTTAAAAGGGCGGTGAACAAAAGCCCAACAAAGGGGGGCCCATGGAGTTGAGCCACAGCAGAATAATCTCTCCTGCGTCCCCTGCCTCCTCCACCAACCCCCACCCTAGTCCAAACGTGTCCGTTTCACTCCAGCTTTGTCATGCTAATAGAATTAGGTCTGCAAATATAAAGAAGTTAATTTGTTAATACCATGCCTGAACTCTCATATTTGGGAGTTACACTTGGCAGAATCATTCCTCATTAAGGAACAGCATGGGCTGTGTAAAATTAGAACATTGCTATAAATCTGTGATTACACCATGTCTATAGACACAAACATGTGAAACTCAATCACAAGACAGTTCAACCAGCCTGTTCAATAAAAAGCAGAATTTAGGCTTTACACGTATTGATTGGTAAACAAGAACAGGAGGAGAGATGGTTTTCCAAAGAGATACTTTGAGCTATTTATTTCACTTATagtatttatttacacacaTAAACAATTCTTTGCATCTGGCTGTCATtacactttgtgtgttttcttttacaCTTCACTCATTCTCTAAATAATGTGAGGATTGAACCATTAGATATGACATTACATAAGTTTTATCCCAAAGTACAATTAAACTTGCTTTTTCTTTTGAATACAAACATGTTTGCTAaccttttattattactattgtaTTCAGCAGCTTGCATTGTTTTAGGTTACAGATTGCAGAATATCATTAAGTGTTATCAAAGaagtgaaaaatataatttcacatCCTGGCATTAGGTGGACCTGGAACAGAAATGCTTATATTTCCTTTAAAAtattaaagccatatttttgaCGTAAATATAACTTTAAATCAGAAGTTTAAGTGATCCCAGCTTCAATACAACTGGATTTTGTTTTCTAAATGATGGATGCACAGTCAAATGATGGAGCTGTATCTCACCGAGGCTAAAGCCTTTCCCAGTGCATCTCCCGTCTGTGAGCCTCCGCCGGCGTTTCCTCGATTTGCagcagctgagaaaaaaaaaaaaaacacacagaggcaACTTTTGTAATTGCAAACTCAGACAAATAAAAGGTGATTGCAGTTGACGAAGCAGCTGTCCAAATGCATGATTTACTACCTTTACAGGGTGGATGTTCAGCAAAGATTAGACcaaggggtgggggggggtagTCATACAAAGAAGGTAGAACAACTGTAAAGACAAACATACCCATGACCCCATCGGCTGAGTTGACGGACGGGGTGTGTGTTGCAGTGACAAATGGTGAAGTGCTGGTGTTACTTCGGTGAAAGCTCGACATGGGAGGAAGACTGGCATTGATGTCGGGAGAAACGGAGTGCGCAGGGTAATTCTGGAGGAGAAAAACAGAGAAGCCTTTTATAAGTTAGTGCCACACAATTATTCACCGCATCGATCTTCCATGCAGGGATTGAGCAAAATATACTCGAAGGTGGGAAAGATGAAGAGCGAGTCGGCAGCATCTACAAACTCCCTGTGATCTCCTGCCAGCTGAACCAGGCAGGGGGGCCGAGACCACATCAAACATTGAGACTAAGAGGGCCAGCAGTGTCTTCACTGATAGATCCCAGAAAACAACTTAAGACAAATGCATGTATGGGAATGCGAAGGGAGTACTCCAAACAATCCACATTGGTTTTCTTGTGCAGGGAAACATGtggctaaaaaagaaaaaaaaaaatcaacctaaCGAAAAACGTTTTCCTCCCAGGAGCTGCTTACCAAACGTTCGTGTGAATGCAGGTTGTTGTAGGTTCCACTCTGTGGCATGTGAGATGACGATCCTGCCAGCATTCCCCCATAACCAGGCTGACTGATCCCATTGGAGGAATTCCATGGGTCAGATGAACTGTGGGTGCCATCTGATGAAAAAATCAAGAGGATACGTTAGTGTCCACTGATCAGAAATTGAAGGCACTGAGCAGCTAGCATCCAAGTCGGCCTACAGCATGACAATCTAAGGTTTGACTGTAACACAATCCCTGTcttccacacaggtgagaaAACACTGACGCTAATACCAACAAGTGGTCTTATCTTTGTCTGGAAATCACTCACACCAAAACACAAACTACGCCAATGGTTCCCAACCTCGGGGTGCACCCTGTCATGATGGCGGAGAAGCACAAGAGTGGCCTTGAAAAAACTTTatcattactgttctaaaatatgattacacaatttatgttgttttttatcaGTTTTGAAGAATAATCACAATTCTTTTACCCAATCTGTTAAATTTTTTGCAATGGGGGGCCCCTGAAAATTTGTCATTATTCAAACAGGAAAAAGTTCGGGAACCACTGGACTCCGCAATGTTTCTGTGTCataaaattactatcttaaTTTTATAAACATATTCAAATCATttgtgcaaaatctaaacaaaggaaactttaaacttaccaaAGAAAGTGCTTGCAAACATACTGCTGGATGGCTTCGGAGAGGAGTATGAAGGTGAATCCCTGTTAAAATCTTCTGAGTTGGGAGATGGTGCATACACCTGCAGGGACAGCACACAGCAAAGCACTCTGTCAATTATagaactagttttttttttttttttgaatgttgaAAATGAAAGGATGATTGTTGTTCTTGGTGGTCTAGGTGTATTCTTTATTAGGCTATTACAAGACAAATCTACAAAAACCCAACCATTCAATGAAACCTTATATCacaaataaagaacaaaaaaatatttgccaGGTCCCGAAACAACACCAGAATACACACTTTAATGACTAACAAGCAATCGAGCTCATGAAGGTGGCAGTGGATTATTAGGATTATTTGCATTCCAGTTTAACTCCACCACTAATGGAAATATAATGACACCCACTTAGAGGCATTGACTAAATGTCTGGCAATTAACAGCCTTcccaaaaaaggcaaaaatcaaaTAATTGGATAAAAAAAAGCCTGCATTtccttctttatttttgtaccTGAAAGCTGCTGATAGAAAACAGAGCCACAATAGGTTTGCTTTTGTTCAGCTGTCAGTGCCAAGCAGGGGCGGTAGATCAAAGAGGCTGGAGGCCAAACACCAGTGATGTGGCCTCTGACTTCATCCACTCCAGATGGAGGGAGAGACGGCGAGGGAGAAAGAGAGAGCACACggaaaggaagaggaagaaaaggtTTGGACGCGTTTTCCCTCCTACAGACAAGCACTGCCTGACTCCACCAACACATGGAGTTAACCAGATCCAGGCCTTCAAGCTCCATTACACCTGTACTCTTCCAGCTTGTGTCCTCTGCTCAGAAAGATAAATCCCACTTAAAGGGCCTTATTTCAGTCGCATGTTTAGAGCTCACGTCTCCAATTGGGTTTCAAATGTGTGTGAATATACAACCGGTTATATTTTCCTTGTGGAGTTGTTTTATGACGAGGTGCTGATTATAGCCTCAAaaaccaataaattcaattaaaacacTCACTTATACACACAAATTCAATTCCAAGGCAGCGGGTACCTTAAGTGGGATTTGGGTTCTTTTGAGGTTTGCTGACTGAGCACGATGTTCTGTTGTCTGGATGTGTAATTAAAGCCTAATGGGAGGGGTGGAGCTCTCATGGGTCCTCTGGCTTACACATGTGACCACAGTTGAAAGTACCTCCATGGAGATCTCAGGTTAGCTCGCACAGGAGCCTCAGCTTTGTCTTTTTTGCTTCTGTCAGATGTTCAATGGGCAGCATATGGCAACGGATAATGGTAATTGTCCTTTTTACCCAGGGCTAACCAGTCAAAGCATTAATAAACCATTCTAAACACTGGGTACCTCCTATGGAAGAAAAGGCCTGCCTGGGTTTCCATTTACAAGGCCATTAATTAAAAGCTGTCACTCACGTAGATTGGCACACCAACCCAGACCTACATGCTTATTTGAATTGTTGCCAATAACACGTAAATACAGATTCTATTAAGAACCAAATCTCACATTCAAAGCATTGGTTCATCTAAATTAACTGTTGTGATTAATAtatcttttaagaaaaaaatcatatcgaaacatattgaaacaatgagttaacaaatgactttactgctacgattcaaataaaatgctcaaaaaaagtatttcagaAAGATATGAAGCTATAGTTTATatgggaagaaaaaataaaccagGCTGTTTGCCAAAAGTTCAAagtgaaaaatttaaacaaatctaaaaagaatgttttttttcccataaaGCCTGGTACTCCTGCACTGCAGTACgtcatttcaaaaacaaatatattacaattttaatttgttaaattactttttcaaacttccTGGGAGATCATCATCAT containing:
- the tcf12 gene encoding transcription factor 12 isoform X2 produces the protein MYCAYPVPGMGSNSLMYYYNGKSVYAPSPNSEDFNRDSPSYSSPKPSSSMFASTFFDGTHSSSDPWNSSNGISQPGYGGMLAGSSSHMPQSGTYNNLHSHERLNYPAHSVSPDINASLPPMSSFHRSNTSTSPFVTATHTPSVNSADGVMAAANRGNAGGGSQTGDALGKALASIYSPDHTSSSFPSNPSTPVGSPSPLTATAGAGSAGTVVTAAGTPSGRPGTNQWPRASGQNASSPNYENSLHSLSRMEDRLDRLDDAILVLRNHAVGSTTSLPSDIHSLLGQAQNGPITSIGPNFPAAALVQSRTAAMGGDDAASLSDSHGGLPSAGSTSTAELHHQVETFRAGLAACLAGQMPSTLELKVEKQEKDELNDSLDDKSDDESDKRDMKARAGQRASSITEDEDLNPEQKAERERERRMANNARERLRVRDINEAFKELGRMCQLHLKSEKPQTKLLILHQAVAVILSLEQQVRERNLNPKAACLKRREEEKVSGGSSEAPQGHTGVHPGLTDASNPMGHL